In one window of Flavobacteriales bacterium DNA:
- a CDS encoding SUMF1/EgtB/PvdO family nonheme iron enzyme — translation MMKQTSLRWFGVAVAATLFVSSCKYETSPVTGWDYNNPDNGGYQRVPYEEQETGPGLILVEGGTFTMGRIEQDVVHDWNNVPRRVTVSSFYLDETEVTNFNWCEYLYWLKRVYTEFGQIYINALPDTLVWREKLAYNEPYVEYYLRHPAYRDYPVVGVSWLQANEFCAWRTDRVNEYILIREGVLNWDATQPNDPFTTDEYLSQPGGVAHSNGVENLLVDLNKQQNPGPGKKGKKALGRRHVRMEDGILLPRYRLPTEAEWEYAAYGLIGNSIEERVVERRLYPWNGHWVRNPEAKWQGEMLANFVRGRGDYMGVAGKLNDAADITAPVTSYWPNDYGLYNMGGNVSEWVMDVYRPLTSEDADEFRPFRGSVFKTKVLNSEGIVDNKHEETIYDIDAMRIYLDSFRVARRNADRLTMEEDSLMGFLIDIVDSAITVKNSFRASYKYKHNPVRENEQMIQASIIIREIFDAALVDFETNLQDSDPKYENYQIEIIPVIRVKMADFVINTPGNIKWREVTEEENLDRRNYRKSDNIDYLDGDIASSQLYNNSKEIENINTDKRWQENIMYQNRFEGVNRHDNSSTPTTLVSNRTRVYKGGSWRDRAYWMNPGTRRYLDERRATATIGFRCAMDRLGSPIGLGGKKKKKKKK, via the coding sequence ATGATGAAGCAGACGAGTTTAAGATGGTTTGGAGTTGCAGTAGCAGCGACTCTTTTTGTCTCTTCTTGTAAGTATGAAACCTCCCCTGTTACCGGATGGGATTATAACAATCCGGATAATGGTGGTTATCAAAGGGTTCCTTACGAAGAGCAGGAAACCGGTCCAGGTTTGATCCTCGTGGAGGGAGGAACATTCACTATGGGACGTATCGAGCAGGATGTGGTTCATGACTGGAACAATGTTCCCCGTCGTGTTACTGTATCATCCTTCTATCTGGATGAAACTGAAGTAACCAACTTCAACTGGTGCGAATACTTGTACTGGTTGAAACGTGTTTATACAGAGTTCGGTCAGATTTACATCAATGCATTACCTGATACATTGGTATGGCGTGAAAAACTGGCTTACAATGAACCATATGTAGAATATTACCTGCGCCACCCGGCTTACCGCGATTATCCGGTGGTTGGTGTTAGCTGGTTACAGGCAAATGAGTTCTGCGCATGGAGAACTGACCGTGTAAACGAATATATTTTGATTCGCGAAGGCGTATTGAACTGGGATGCTACCCAGCCTAACGATCCATTTACTACAGATGAGTATTTGAGTCAGCCTGGTGGTGTAGCACACTCCAATGGTGTTGAAAATTTATTGGTTGACCTTAACAAGCAACAAAATCCGGGACCAGGTAAAAAAGGTAAAAAAGCCTTAGGCCGTCGTCACGTTCGTATGGAAGATGGTATTCTTCTTCCACGCTACCGCCTGCCAACTGAGGCTGAGTGGGAATACGCTGCTTATGGTCTGATCGGTAACTCTATCGAAGAACGCGTTGTAGAACGTCGCTTATATCCTTGGAATGGTCACTGGGTACGTAACCCGGAGGCTAAATGGCAAGGTGAAATGTTAGCTAACTTCGTTCGCGGACGTGGTGACTATATGGGTGTTGCCGGTAAACTGAACGATGCTGCTGACATTACTGCTCCGGTAACTTCTTACTGGCCTAACGATTACGGTCTGTATAACATGGGTGGTAACGTATCTGAGTGGGTAATGGATGTTTATCGTCCTTTAACTTCTGAAGATGCAGACGAATTCCGTCCATTCCGCGGTTCTGTTTTCAAAACCAAAGTGCTTAACTCAGAAGGTATTGTTGACAACAAACACGAAGAAACCATTTATGATATCGATGCTATGCGCATTTATCTGGATTCATTCCGTGTTGCCCGCAGAAATGCAGATCGTTTAACCATGGAAGAAGATTCATTAATGGGCTTCCTGATTGACATCGTGGACTCAGCGATCACCGTTAAAAACAGCTTCCGTGCATCTTACAAATACAAGCACAACCCTGTTCGTGAAAACGAGCAAATGATTCAGGCTTCTATTATCATCCGTGAGATCTTCGACGCTGCTTTAGTTGACTTTGAAACCAATCTTCAGGATTCTGATCCGAAATATGAAAACTATCAAATCGAAATCATTCCGGTGATTCGTGTTAAGATGGCAGATTTCGTGATTAACACTCCGGGTAATATCAAATGGAGAGAAGTTACTGAAGAGGAAAATCTGGATCGCAGAAACTATCGCAAATCAGACAATATCGACTATTTAGATGGTGATATCGCTTCTTCTCAGTTGTACAACAACTCGAAAGAAATCGAAAACATCAACACCGACAAACGCTGGCAGGAAAACATCATGTACCAAAACCGTTTCGAAGGTGTAAATCGTCACGATAACTCTTCTACTCCAACCACGTTAGTAAGTAACCGCACACGCGTTTACAAAGGTGGTAGCTGGAGAGACCGTGCCTACTGGATGAACCCTGGTACTCGTCGCTACCTCGATGAGCGTCGCGCTACGGCTACCATCGGATTCCGTTGTGCAATGGATCGCCTTGGAAGTCCAATCGGATTAGGCGGCAAGAAAAAGAAGAAAAAGAAAAAATAA
- a CDS encoding MarR family transcriptional regulator, with translation MKIEDEIKQKKFASEFHKAQVNILFTSSWLGAQMMHILKPHGISSQQFNIMRILRGQYPNPAPLKLLTERMIDRMSNTSRLVEKLVQKKLVERKVCKDNRRQIDIVLTEKGMTLINLVSEDVDKYFKKVQIITNEEAKELNRILDKLRGE, from the coding sequence ATGAAGATTGAAGATGAAATCAAGCAAAAGAAATTCGCGTCCGAATTTCATAAAGCACAGGTAAATATTTTGTTTACCTCATCGTGGCTGGGAGCACAAATGATGCACATTCTTAAACCTCACGGCATTTCCTCCCAACAGTTTAATATCATGCGGATTTTAAGAGGACAATATCCTAATCCTGCACCATTAAAATTATTGACCGAGCGCATGATCGACCGGATGTCGAACACATCACGTCTGGTGGAAAAACTGGTACAGAAAAAACTGGTGGAACGAAAAGTATGTAAGGACAACCGCCGGCAGATTGATATCGTGCTCACCGAAAAAGGAATGACACTGATTAACCTTGTTTCGGAAGATGTAGACAAATACTTTAAAAAAGTACAAATCATCACCAATGAAGAAGCGAAAGAATTAAATCGTATTCTTGATAAACTTAGAGGTGAATAA
- the paaZ gene encoding phenylacetic acid degradation bifunctional protein PaaZ — translation MKLQNYISGQWVAGEGDGQVLFNAITGEEIATASSKGIDFAEVLNYGRKVGNPALRKLTFQERGRMLKALAMYLMERKENYYKVSAATGATRADSWIDIEGGIGNLFAYASLRRQFPNETFCVEGEIAKLSKNNTFIGHHICVPKRGVAVHINAFNFPVWGMLEKVAVNFLAGVPAVVKPATVTSFLTEAVVRDIIASGILPEGALQLICGSANGIIDHVISQDVVTFTGSAHTGKMLKSHPRLIEEAVPFNMEADSLNAMVLGEDVKPGSAEFDIFIKEATREITIKAGQKCTAVRRLIVPAPLIEDVQIALGKRLASTVVGDPSKEGVRMGALAGKTQVKEVLEKIDILKKTQEVVFGDLSAFEVVGADKNKGAFLPPVLFLNKDPFKNQDCHNIEAFGPVSTIMPYKGIEEAIELAQLGKGSLVTSMITADDRLAREYVLGAAPYHGRILILNEKCAKESTGHGSPMPMLTHGGPGRAGGGEEMGGKRGVFHYLQRTAIQGHPTTLTNITNQFMVGSEYKETPVHPFRKHFEELEIGETVFTHKHTVTDADIVNFANVSGDNFYAHMDATSLEGTIFERRVAHGYFVLSKAAGLFVDPKKGPVLLNYGLDEARFTKPVYPGMTIAVKFTVKEKIDQEKRNEEDIAKGIVKFLVDVYDESGETVAIATILTMVKKLDQN, via the coding sequence ATGAAACTTCAAAATTATATCAGCGGACAATGGGTAGCCGGAGAAGGCGACGGACAAGTTTTGTTTAATGCCATCACAGGTGAAGAAATTGCCACCGCATCCAGTAAGGGCATCGACTTTGCAGAAGTGCTTAATTACGGAAGAAAAGTAGGAAATCCCGCCTTACGTAAACTCACGTTTCAGGAACGCGGAAGAATGCTTAAAGCATTGGCGATGTACCTGATGGAACGCAAAGAAAATTATTATAAAGTTTCTGCTGCAACCGGAGCAACACGTGCCGACAGCTGGATTGATATTGAAGGAGGAATCGGTAATTTATTTGCCTATGCAAGTTTACGCCGCCAGTTTCCCAATGAAACCTTTTGTGTGGAAGGTGAAATAGCTAAACTTTCGAAAAACAACACATTTATTGGTCACCATATCTGCGTTCCCAAACGAGGAGTTGCTGTTCACATCAATGCATTTAATTTTCCGGTATGGGGCATGCTGGAAAAAGTTGCCGTTAATTTTTTAGCCGGTGTTCCTGCTGTAGTAAAACCCGCAACCGTTACTTCTTTTTTAACCGAGGCAGTAGTACGCGATATTATTGCATCCGGAATTCTACCGGAAGGCGCTTTACAATTGATCTGTGGCTCTGCAAATGGCATTATTGATCATGTAATTTCTCAGGATGTAGTCACCTTTACAGGCTCTGCCCACACCGGTAAAATGCTGAAATCTCACCCGCGTTTAATTGAAGAAGCAGTTCCATTCAATATGGAGGCCGATTCACTGAATGCAATGGTGCTGGGTGAAGATGTAAAACCGGGATCGGCTGAGTTTGATATTTTCATTAAGGAAGCCACACGCGAAATCACCATTAAAGCCGGACAAAAATGTACTGCCGTTCGTCGACTCATTGTTCCGGCTCCATTGATAGAAGATGTTCAGATTGCTCTCGGAAAACGTCTTGCTTCCACCGTAGTTGGTGATCCTTCCAAAGAAGGTGTTCGCATGGGCGCCTTGGCAGGAAAAACACAAGTGAAAGAGGTTCTGGAGAAAATTGATATTCTGAAAAAAACACAGGAAGTCGTGTTTGGCGATTTATCTGCATTCGAAGTGGTAGGTGCCGATAAAAACAAAGGCGCATTTTTACCTCCTGTTTTATTCCTGAATAAAGATCCGTTTAAAAATCAGGATTGCCACAATATTGAAGCGTTTGGACCTGTATCTACTATTATGCCCTACAAAGGCATAGAAGAGGCCATAGAACTCGCGCAATTGGGTAAAGGATCATTGGTAACCTCCATGATCACTGCCGACGACAGACTGGCCCGTGAATATGTATTAGGTGCTGCTCCATATCATGGACGTATTCTCATTTTAAACGAAAAATGTGCGAAGGAAAGTACCGGACATGGTTCGCCGATGCCCATGCTAACACATGGTGGTCCCGGTCGCGCTGGCGGCGGTGAGGAAATGGGTGGAAAGCGTGGCGTATTTCATTATCTGCAACGCACCGCCATTCAGGGTCACCCCACTACCCTTACCAACATCACCAATCAGTTTATGGTGGGATCGGAATACAAGGAAACTCCGGTACATCCTTTCCGTAAGCATTTTGAAGAATTGGAAATCGGAGAAACCGTATTTACGCATAAACACACCGTAACCGATGCGGATATTGTAAATTTTGCCAATGTAAGCGGCGATAATTTCTATGCGCACATGGATGCTACTTCTTTAGAAGGAACCATTTTCGAAAGAAGAGTAGCGCACGGCTATTTTGTACTTTCTAAAGCGGCCGGACTATTTGTAGATCCTAAAAAAGGACCGGTATTGTTAAACTATGGTCTCGATGAAGCTCGCTTTACCAAACCGGTTTATCCGGGAATGACAATCGCCGTAAAATTCACGGTGAAAGAAAAAATCGATCAGGAAAAACGAAATGAAGAAGATATCGCGAAAGGAATCGTGAAATTTCTGGTAGATGTATATGATGAAAGCGGAGAAACCGTCGCCATTGCCACCATTCTCACCATGGTGAAGAAGTTGGATCAGAATTAA
- a CDS encoding antibiotic biosynthesis monooxygenase codes for MAYWKKQLPNPPYYAVIFISTRSNELEGYAEMDELTLRLATESEGFIGYESIKSGNQGIFISYWENEEAIERWKHHPVHLEAKQKGFTLWYEKFISQVCLVQSSREHLLQGK; via the coding sequence ATGGCATACTGGAAAAAACAACTCCCCAACCCACCCTATTATGCGGTGATTTTCATTTCAACCCGAAGTAATGAACTGGAAGGTTATGCGGAAATGGATGAATTAACCCTCCGTTTGGCCACTGAGAGTGAAGGTTTTATTGGCTATGAAAGCATTAAATCGGGCAATCAGGGCATTTTTATTTCGTATTGGGAAAATGAAGAAGCCATTGAGCGCTGGAAACATCACCCGGTACATTTGGAAGCCAAGCAAAAAGGATTTACCCTTTGGTACGAAAAATTCATTTCGCAGGTATGTTTGGTACAAAGTTCAAGAGAACACCTGTTGCAGGGGAAATAG
- a CDS encoding enoyl-CoA hydratase/isomerase family protein, with the protein MSTITEQGHVKTNVNNGIAEVEFFHPMSNSMPGKLLNQLADTITEIGKNKDVTVIILRSSGDKAFCAGASFDELISIKDFETGKKFFSGFANVINAMRKCPKFIIGRIQGKAVGGGVGLASSVDYCFATSAASVKLSELAVGIGPFVVGPAVERKLGLSGMSELAINATEWRSAEWAKTKGLYNEVFESSEQMDAAIQTLADRLSKSNPEAMSMLKSIFWQGTEHWDELLYERAGMSGKLVLSEFTVNAINSFKGKS; encoded by the coding sequence ATGAGCACCATTACGGAACAAGGGCACGTAAAAACAAACGTTAACAACGGAATTGCGGAGGTGGAATTTTTTCACCCCATGAGTAATTCCATGCCCGGTAAACTTTTAAATCAATTGGCCGATACCATCACGGAGATCGGAAAAAATAAAGATGTAACCGTTATCATTTTACGTTCATCGGGAGATAAAGCGTTTTGTGCCGGTGCTTCATTTGATGAATTGATTTCGATTAAAGATTTTGAAACCGGAAAAAAATTCTTCTCCGGATTTGCCAACGTGATTAACGCCATGCGTAAATGTCCGAAATTTATTATTGGACGAATCCAGGGTAAAGCAGTTGGTGGTGGCGTTGGATTGGCTTCTTCGGTTGATTATTGTTTTGCTACTTCTGCTGCCTCTGTAAAATTATCGGAACTGGCAGTGGGAATTGGTCCATTCGTTGTTGGTCCCGCCGTTGAACGTAAACTCGGATTATCGGGGATGTCGGAATTGGCCATTAATGCTACGGAATGGCGTTCTGCCGAATGGGCAAAAACAAAAGGTTTATACAACGAGGTTTTTGAGAGCAGCGAACAAATGGATGCCGCTATTCAAACCCTCGCCGATCGTTTATCGAAATCCAACCCCGAGGCGATGTCGATGTTAAAATCGATTTTCTGGCAGGGAACTGAACATTGGGATGAGTTGCTGTATGAACGCGCCGGCATGAGCGGAAAATTAGTATTAAGTGAATTCACGGTGAATGCCATTAATTCATTTAAAGGAAAATCTTAA
- a CDS encoding DUF349 domain-containing protein, with product MNFAEIKLRLEEYLKHPSFEEIMNDAGDLIRDFQHLVEKHPVRAETGEEGEYDTSYDFIEEIREMVKDYRVRREELRKNKTESEKSNLKEKQAILAEILRVISEEENISKAYQQFNDLKDKWRNIGSVPSDKHHDIQREFSRLSELFYYNMNIYKELRENDLKKNTGSKMELVDKLIALAESNSLRDLEGGLRAVQREWDHTGAVLKEKWEDIRNQYWDLVKKVEDKIHSLREEREKKQEEFLAAKRRLVEKAKEVAARENTNQKDWEKHTEELLALQNEWKTIGFAAKEENEKIWQEFRSVCDGFFASKKEFFGELKNVFDENKKKKQTLIEKAEKLKDSNDWKEAGNQLIQLQKEWQKIGSAGKKAEHPLWLQFRAACDAFFNRKKEHFAAQDLALEENLRKKEAFIASLASMEITGSDEEKIARLGAISKEFSSLGEIPMKERERVSKSFRTALEELSQKINIDPNLKETTLLKSRIAALQQSDNAEYLLAKEKQQIRDKINRNNEEIIKLENNMGFFGNSKGASEMLKDYQVKIDDLKKQNDSLKEKLKLFPKK from the coding sequence ATGAATTTTGCGGAGATCAAGTTGCGTTTGGAGGAATATTTAAAGCATCCGAGTTTTGAAGAAATCATGAATGATGCCGGAGATTTAATCCGGGATTTTCAACATCTCGTAGAAAAACATCCTGTACGTGCCGAAACCGGTGAAGAAGGAGAATATGATACGAGTTACGATTTCATTGAGGAAATCCGTGAAATGGTAAAGGACTACCGTGTTCGTCGTGAAGAACTGCGCAAGAATAAAACGGAATCTGAAAAATCGAACCTGAAAGAAAAACAAGCGATTCTTGCTGAGATTTTAAGGGTAATCAGCGAAGAAGAAAATATTTCGAAAGCCTATCAGCAATTCAACGATTTAAAAGATAAATGGAGAAACATTGGTTCTGTTCCTTCAGATAAACATCACGATATTCAACGCGAATTTTCCCGTCTCTCGGAATTGTTCTATTACAACATGAACATTTACAAAGAACTTCGCGAAAACGATCTCAAAAAAAATACGGGATCGAAAATGGAATTGGTGGATAAACTGATTGCTCTGGCCGAGAGTAACAGTCTGCGCGATCTGGAAGGTGGACTAAGAGCTGTTCAACGCGAGTGGGATCATACCGGTGCCGTGCTGAAAGAAAAATGGGAAGATATCCGGAATCAGTATTGGGATTTGGTGAAAAAAGTGGAAGATAAAATCCATTCACTTCGTGAAGAACGCGAGAAAAAACAAGAAGAATTTTTGGCCGCTAAACGTCGGTTAGTCGAAAAAGCCAAAGAAGTAGCAGCGCGGGAAAATACCAACCAGAAAGACTGGGAAAAACATACCGAGGAATTACTTGCTCTGCAAAATGAATGGAAGACCATTGGTTTTGCCGCGAAAGAAGAAAATGAAAAAATCTGGCAGGAATTCAGAAGTGTGTGTGATGGATTTTTCGCTTCGAAAAAAGAATTTTTCGGTGAACTGAAAAATGTTTTCGATGAGAACAAGAAGAAGAAACAAACGCTGATTGAAAAAGCGGAAAAATTAAAGGACAGCAATGATTGGAAGGAAGCCGGAAATCAACTGATTCAATTGCAAAAAGAATGGCAAAAAATCGGATCTGCCGGTAAAAAAGCAGAACATCCTTTATGGCTTCAATTCCGTGCTGCCTGCGATGCGTTTTTTAATCGCAAAAAAGAACATTTTGCAGCACAGGATTTAGCCCTGGAAGAAAATCTCCGCAAAAAAGAAGCATTCATTGCTTCATTAGCGAGCATGGAAATCACAGGCAGCGATGAAGAAAAAATCGCACGGTTAGGCGCTATCAGCAAAGAATTCTCTTCACTTGGCGAAATCCCCATGAAAGAAAGAGAACGCGTTTCTAAAAGCTTTAGAACTGCCCTGGAAGAGCTTTCACAGAAAATCAATATCGACCCCAACCTCAAGGAGACTACCTTATTGAAATCGAGAATTGCGGCATTGCAACAATCGGACAATGCGGAATATTTATTAGCGAAAGAAAAACAACAAATCCGCGATAAGATCAACCGCAATAATGAGGAGATCATTAAGCTGGAAAACAACATGGGATTCTTCGGTAATTCCAAAGGTGCCTCTGAAATGCTGAAGGATTATCAGGTTAAAATTGATGATTTGAAAAAGCAAAACGACAGCCTGAAAGAAAAACTAAAACTCTTTCCAAAAAAATAA
- a CDS encoding tungsten formylmethanofuran dehydrogenase: MGQMDQKTLLKAWELMCTAKAMAELYEKNKEVTAKYVHATSRGHEAIQIALGLQLKAQDFLSAYYRDDSMLLSIGMTPYELMLQLLGKRDDPFSGGRHYYSHPSLRRDHMPKIPMQSSATGMQAIPTTGVAMGLKYREQTGMEPDRGLENPIAVCSLGDASITEGEVAEAFQMAVLKKLPILYLIQDNEWDISANAKEIRAQEAWEYAQGFKGLEVRRVNGSDFVECYTVIQEVLELIRKERRPFMIHAKVPLLNHHTSGVRKEWYREDLEEQTKRDPFPFFRNQLLESGIRDGQLKELEIFAELEVEKQYKQALAAEDPQPDDIYNAIFAPTPITEEKGERSPKGKQATVMVDSALFAIRELMSKHKECLLYGQDVGHRLGGVFREAATLAQTFGNERVFNTPIQEAFIVGSTVGMSAVGLKPIVEVQFADYIWPGLNQLFTEVSRSNYLSNGKWPVSMILRVPIGAYGSGGPYHSSSVESVVSNIKGIKVAYPSTGADLKGLMKSAYYDPNPVVMLEHKGLYWSKLKGTEEARTIEPDEDYVIPFGKGRMVQESDKDLAAKGETMTIITYGMGVYWARNACKNLGLTDKVEIIDLRTLVPYDEEMVFESVKKNGRCMVLTEEPITNSFAQAIAGKISEQCFRFLDAPVVAKGAIDLPAIPLNSTLEAAMLPTVPKVEKWIEEVLQY, from the coding sequence ATGGGTCAGATGGATCAGAAAACTTTGTTGAAGGCCTGGGAATTGATGTGCACGGCAAAAGCCATGGCTGAGTTGTATGAGAAGAATAAAGAAGTGACGGCAAAATATGTTCATGCGACTTCGCGTGGACATGAGGCTATTCAAATTGCGCTTGGATTGCAATTAAAAGCACAGGATTTTTTATCGGCCTATTACCGCGACGATTCCATGTTGTTATCCATTGGAATGACACCCTATGAATTGATGCTTCAACTATTGGGGAAACGCGACGATCCATTTTCCGGTGGTCGACATTACTACTCGCATCCTTCACTCCGCAGAGATCATATGCCGAAAATTCCCATGCAATCTTCCGCAACAGGTATGCAGGCGATTCCTACTACCGGCGTGGCCATGGGATTAAAATACAGAGAGCAAACCGGAATGGAACCGGATCGTGGTTTAGAAAATCCGATTGCTGTTTGTTCATTGGGAGATGCCTCCATCACCGAAGGTGAAGTAGCGGAAGCTTTTCAAATGGCAGTGCTAAAAAAATTACCGATTCTATATTTGATCCAGGATAATGAATGGGATATTTCTGCCAATGCAAAAGAAATTCGCGCACAGGAAGCCTGGGAATATGCACAGGGATTTAAAGGACTCGAAGTTCGTCGCGTTAACGGAAGTGATTTCGTTGAGTGTTATACCGTCATTCAGGAAGTTCTTGAACTCATCCGTAAAGAGCGACGTCCATTCATGATTCATGCAAAAGTTCCATTGCTCAATCACCACACGTCAGGTGTTCGGAAAGAATGGTACAGAGAAGATTTGGAAGAGCAAACGAAACGTGACCCATTTCCGTTTTTCAGAAATCAACTGTTGGAATCCGGAATTAGAGATGGTCAACTCAAAGAACTTGAAATTTTCGCTGAGCTGGAAGTCGAAAAACAATACAAACAAGCACTCGCTGCCGAAGATCCGCAGCCGGATGATATTTACAATGCCATCTTTGCTCCTACTCCAATTACAGAAGAAAAAGGGGAACGTTCTCCGAAAGGAAAACAAGCAACGGTGATGGTCGACTCTGCCCTATTTGCTATTCGCGAATTAATGAGCAAGCATAAAGAATGTTTGTTGTACGGACAGGATGTTGGTCACCGCTTAGGTGGTGTATTCCGCGAAGCTGCAACACTGGCACAGACATTCGGAAATGAACGCGTGTTTAATACACCGATACAGGAAGCATTTATTGTTGGATCTACAGTTGGAATGAGTGCAGTTGGATTAAAACCCATTGTTGAAGTTCAATTTGCAGATTATATCTGGCCGGGTTTAAATCAATTGTTCACCGAAGTTTCGCGCTCCAATTATTTATCGAACGGAAAATGGCCGGTGAGTATGATTTTACGTGTTCCCATTGGCGCTTACGGAAGCGGTGGTCCTTATCACTCTTCCAGTGTTGAATCGGTGGTATCGAATATTAAGGGAATTAAAGTGGCTTATCCTTCTACCGGAGCAGATTTAAAAGGTTTGATGAAATCGGCCTATTACGATCCGAATCCGGTAGTGATGCTTGAGCACAAAGGTTTATACTGGAGTAAGCTAAAAGGCACGGAAGAAGCACGTACCATTGAGCCGGATGAAGATTATGTCATTCCTTTTGGAAAAGGAAGAATGGTGCAGGAATCGGATAAAGATTTAGCAGCAAAAGGGGAAACCATGACCATTATTACCTATGGGATGGGTGTGTATTGGGCAAGAAACGCATGCAAGAATTTAGGTCTTACCGATAAAGTTGAAATTATTGACTTACGCACACTGGTTCCTTATGATGAGGAAATGGTGTTTGAATCGGTGAAGAAAAACGGAAGATGTATGGTGCTTACCGAAGAACCCATTACCAATTCATTTGCACAGGCCATTGCAGGAAAAATTTCGGAACAATGTTTTAGATTCCTCGATGCACCGGTCGTTGCAAAAGGAGCCATCGATTTACCGGCAATTCCATTGAACAGTACCCTGGAAGCAGCCATGTTGCCAACGGTACCCAAAGTGGAGAAATGGATTGAAGAAGTTCTACAGTATTGA
- a CDS encoding T9SS type A sorting domain-containing protein, with protein sequence MKNILPAVFAFFFAVQFSLAQNSYCDSTGNVVIFSNYDGGILNINVDVDIPNLKIGITTYEAAQINISGTYASNVTEVVYAGYIGTNDNCGLGVTSVSINGAGTATTNILQYPAATISNPNGYNYIICAYSCDINTNQGGCNTVDQISGFFLNHFGGSLLMHQTNYNCWQPAVTRNISSGGNCCITPPLPPNANFTASNTTICAGDCIDFTDLSANAPTMWNWSFPGASTTTSGNQDPSGICYPTAGNYTVTLTAGNGQGSSTHTMNITVNANPSTPVITQNVGVLSTSGGISYQWFLNGNPISGANASSYTPTSNGSYTVEISDANGCTSVSSAFAFNSLSVDENAWNEITLQPNPSQGSFKISGCKNLLPEKITILSSEGKLVYSKSIQSESDLTIFNFNLAPGVYFVAMKFESGNAVKKLLITE encoded by the coding sequence ATGAAAAACATTCTACCCGCTGTATTCGCGTTTTTTTTCGCGGTACAATTTTCTCTTGCACAGAATTCCTATTGCGATTCGACCGGTAACGTAGTTATTTTCTCCAATTACGATGGCGGAATTTTAAACATCAATGTGGATGTGGACATTCCGAATTTAAAAATTGGAATTACTACTTACGAAGCCGCACAAATCAACATCAGCGGAACCTATGCCTCGAATGTTACCGAAGTTGTTTATGCCGGCTACATTGGCACGAATGATAATTGCGGACTCGGCGTAACCAGTGTCTCCATCAACGGTGCGGGAACTGCAACCACCAATATTCTTCAATATCCCGCTGCGACTATTAGTAATCCGAATGGCTACAATTATATCATTTGTGCCTATAGTTGCGACATCAACACCAATCAGGGAGGATGCAATACGGTGGACCAGATCAGCGGATTTTTTCTGAATCACTTCGGTGGATCATTGCTGATGCATCAAACCAATTACAATTGCTGGCAACCTGCCGTTACACGAAATATTTCTTCCGGTGGAAATTGTTGCATTACTCCTCCCCTTCCTCCCAATGCAAATTTTACAGCGAGCAACACCACCATTTGTGCCGGCGATTGTATTGACTTTACCGATCTCTCTGCCAACGCACCTACTATGTGGAACTGGTCCTTCCCCGGAGCATCCACTACTACGTCGGGCAACCAGGATCCAAGCGGAATTTGTTATCCCACTGCAGGAAATTATACGGTAACGCTCACTGCGGGGAATGGACAAGGCAGCAGCACGCACACAATGAATATCACTGTAAATGCAAATCCTTCTACTCCGGTCATCACTCAAAATGTTGGCGTATTATCCACCAGCGGCGGCATCAGCTACCAATGGTTCCTCAATGGAAATCCGATCTCGGGTGCGAATGCATCTTCTTACACGCCGACATCCAATGGAAGTTACACAGTTGAAATTAGCGATGCCAATGGTTGTACAAGTGTTTCATCTGCATTTGCGTTTAATAGTCTATCAGTAGATGAAAACGCCTGGAATGAAATCACCCTACAACCCAATCCGAGTCAAGGCTCGTTTAAAATTTCCGGTTGCAAAAATCTCTTACCTGAAAAGATTACCATTCTCAGCAGCGAAGGAAAACTGGTTTATTCGAAATCAATTCAATCAGAATCAGATTTAACCATTTTCAATTTTAACCTTGCTCCGGGAGTGTATTTTGTCGCCATGAAATTCGAAAGCGGGAACGCCGTGAAAAAACTTTTAATCACCGAGTGA